ATAAATTTACAGAAAACAGCTTTTCTTATTAAAAAATTAAGGTTTCTTAATCTCATCCATTGCCGTAAAAGAAAAATTTCATTATTTTAAGCAGTGCGTTATAACAGAGCCAACAGATCGATTTGACCCCATGTATTCGCGCATCCAGACGCTTGACAAGAACCGGCCCGGAAACGAGAAAATTCGGTTCACCGCCGCAGGATACGCCATGCAGCTTTCAATGCATCATCTCAACAACGCTTAGCTCCACCAATCCCTATCAGGAGTAACACCATGAACATCAGTGCACGCAACATCTTCAAAGGCTCCATCTCGTCGATCGTCAAGGGCGCGGTCAACGCCGAAGTGACCATCACGCTCGCCAGCGGCACTCCGATTGTATCGATCGTCACCATCGGAGCTGTCGAAAGGCTCGGCTTGCAAGAGGGTATGGCGGCCAGCGCCATCATCAAGGCGAGCACGGTCATTCTCGGCACCAATCTGCACGACGCGAAAATGAGCGCCCGGAACATCCTTTGCGGCACCGTGACCCGCGTGATCGACGGGCCG
The nucleotide sequence above comes from Chlorobaculum tepidum TLS. Encoded proteins:
- a CDS encoding TOBE domain-containing protein; protein product: MNISARNIFKGSISSIVKGAVNAEVTITLASGTPIVSIVTIGAVERLGLQEGMAASAIIKASTVILGTNLHDAKMSARNILCGTVTRVIDGPVSCEVDLEIGVGEVLSAVITHGSAEKLGFAEGSHACAIFKASSVIIGVD